The window AAGGAGAGCTAAAAGAAAGTTAACTGGTTTGGAgactaggcctccttcacacatcggtGTCTTCAGTACCTGTGATGTCAATCATCACATGTACTGAGGTGatacgtgtgacatgtaccggagaaaacacaggtcacataacaggttttttttttttttgcatatatacTTTGTCACTGGCGCTTCGGTCTCTtcctctgctgttgcttctggtcCCAATCATTACAAATTCACTGAGCTCTCCTGGAAGTAACAGCACTGGAGACAGTTAAGCATACCAGCTCGTGCTGTCCGGATGAAAGTCACACGGCACAAGGACAACACACGTAGAAAGAACACACATACAGTTTCACCATGGACCATGCAAAACGTTCGTGTTTTGCACAGACATATGAAAGTGGCCTTGCAGAGATTGCTAgatctgcttctgcttcctcccttttttttttctttttctcctctccCTCCTTTTTGAACATTGGAACAGGCTCTACTCTGCTCTActctaccagcccccacctgtctgattTACTGTGGCCGGATGTAAAAAATGGGGGCTGCTGTAAGTGATGTTTTACCCGCGCTGGCTATCAATATATGGCGGAAGTCtacataattttttatttatttctcttcACACTACTATATAGAAAACTGACTGCAAAGAATCACAAACGCAGACACCGGGTGGGGTGCATGTatcgcagtctgcaaccaatcacagaccctggcaTAGAGGGAGGGAGAAGTAGTgactattgatgaaccttaattagctggcctggaagagATTTGACTGCAGCATAACTATCCTGTTCTTACTACCATTAGTAGCCCATGtcattatattattttatttttatttatttcttagtgatttccctggccaatcacagccatgccaattctTCGCTTGGCTGCAATGGCCTGGAACTTGCTAATTGGCTGCtcggcaacctttcaacaagcttttgtTATTGTGACAAACCCGAAAAGGAACCGGGGTTCATTCATCCCTAGTCTATAGACCATCTGCTATATAAGAAGACATCGGTATAGGACCTGATAACAGATTCTACGTTAAGGGGCTTCAAGTTTTTCCTCTGCATGAAAGCAAGTTCTGCACTTATGATGACTGACGTACTTCTCTTTGGCATAGCATGTAAAATGTAGTGTAAGCTGACGATGATGGTAAGTACCGCTACTGCCATTCTTCTTTGACCACAAGGAAAGATGGCTGCACAGTTCTTCAGTAGTGGGTGAATACTCTCATAGGTAACCAGCCAGAAACCTCCAAATGTAGATAAAACAGTAGAAGCAGCAATCAATTGGATATATGTGCAACCTCGTGAGCTTTATTAACCCAAGCCATGTATCCAGGTGAATAAGGGTCGCTCATTTTCACCTATATTCATTGACGTGCATCTCCTACTCTGCCTTGGCTTTCTACTCAGGATTTAGGTCTATTTATAAACTGGTTTCTTTCTTTTTTCTAGGTCTGGCATTGCAGCCATACTGCTAAAGATGGATGTAAAGCATATTAAAGATTACCTCTCTTGGCTGTACTATCAATATCTCCTCATAACATGCAGCTACGTACTGGAGCCCTGGGAGCAGTCCATTTTTAACACTGTGCTATTAACGGCAATTGCAATGATGATTTACAGCTCTTACGTCTTCATACCCATTCATGTTTGTCTGGCAGTGGAGTTTTTCTCTGGAATCTTTGGAGGGCAGCACGAAAGTACTATGACCCCAATGAGCTGACATGCTCTGCGCAAGCTTTTCAATGGATCCATTTGATTGCTCATTGGACTTACGTCTTCATAATGGCTGGAACTATGGAGGTTTACGTAATATTTGTGCTGTGCATAGACTCCTAAATGGAAGATATTGATTTCTTCCGGTTTTCTAATTCATCTGAAAATGTATTATGAATGTTGACAGAATTAAATGTCCACTTTGTACATAGTGTAATATATCTGAGCTTTATATACAGGTCTTAAGATTTAGTTAAAATATTTAGTATACATCTATAATATCAAAATAACCCATTTTCTTATTTCGATGATGACGACAAAGCCATATTGAATTCAGATGTCTGTGTTTGACTGTCTGAGAATGGACTACGAAACACGAGCTGGCCATGGGTCTACTGACTCAACCTCATAAGCATATATGAGACTGTAGGGTTTATCAGGTTTGGATCAAGAGATTGGCTTGTCTATTCATCGGGGTCCATACTTAGACCATGAGACACGGATGTCTGAATTCTGCCTTGGGAAGTATACATGTGTAATCTATAGTATCCTCTATGCAAACTATAGTGTACTGTAACCAGAGCATATAGTATATATGGTTTCATGATTGGTTCCAACTATGCTGCTATTTTAACTAATATATTACAAATTGTTTTATTGGTCTGAACTAGCATTATCATGCTGTGTTCGGTCCCTGGGATAGGAGAAGATATCTGGTCCTAAATTGGTTAATTGTAGTAAATCAGCTCATTAAAATTCAAATCTGCAACAAAGCAAGGGGGTTTTTGCAAATCTCTCCTCATCAATGTAGTAGGTGGTTGCTCGTAGTGTTAGACCTCAACCCAAACATCCCAATATATCATGAATCGCAGAAGAAATTGCAGCTCACCCCTTTATCAAATGATGGGGTGTTGTTTATCCACCAAATGATGTAACGACCCCTCCTTAATTGATCTTGGTCAAGCTATGACCTGCTGTGGTTTCTTCTTTAATTGGAAGTAATATAAATGTCATCAGGATTAATATCCCAAAGCAGACTTGCCACTTTTTTGCACATTGGAGATCTGATTCTTTGTCATCTACAGTATGCAAGGGACTTGTATTGATGAAGTGCTCTTTAGAATAATGATCATGAGTATTAAGAGCAGGGCATTACCATATAATGAAATAATGTTTGCACTTCTCTGAAGTAATGGGTTGAGGTTCCAACATGATAAGACAATGATGAATGTGGCTGTCGGGTCGCAGCTCTTCTCCAACAGACAGGTTTGAATCATCTAACAATTGGGTCTTCAGTTTGGACCTTCGGGTGAACTACATAAAAAAACAATCTAGAAGAAAATGAATGGAGCAGAATACAACAGTGTACATTAATTTATAGGTGATGATTAATGACCCCAATTCTTATTTATCCATATAAAGAGACCTGTGTGCCTAATCATCCCTTATAACAAATCTACTATACTGTGACCTGTTTGAAGTTCTCTGTTAATGAAGTTTAGGAGAAGGTCCTGGTGAGATCAGATTCTTTATCCATTTGTCTT is drawn from Anomaloglossus baeobatrachus isolate aAnoBae1 chromosome 3, aAnoBae1.hap1, whole genome shotgun sequence and contains these coding sequences:
- the SPTSSB gene encoding serine palmitoyltransferase small subunit B, whose product is MDVKHIKDYLSWLYYQYLLITCSYVLEPWEQSIFNTVLLTAIAMMIYSSYVFIPIHVCLAVEFFSGIFGGQHESTMTPMS